A DNA window from Gemmatimonadaceae bacterium contains the following coding sequences:
- a CDS encoding ABC transporter ATP-binding protein codes for MSAPLAVQIAGVVKTFGGVVANRDASLDVAAGEIHALVGENGAGKSTLMRVLSGMYAPDAGTITVNGRNVTGWKTPDAIAAGVGMVHQHFMLVPPLTVAENVVLGSEPLNGLQVDLARAVRDVEALCQRCGLHVDPRAVVADLSVGEAQRVEILKALYRGAKILILDEPTAVLSPPEVQELWGVLRTLRENGGTVVLITHKLDEVIAISDTITVMRAGATVSRFPTQGVTPRDIAKAMVGRDVNLHLDALGAVRAGAGQGADASIAPVLRVDALSVKSDRGTAAVKGLSFDIRPGEILGIAGVEGNGQTELLEAIAGLRAVDGGRISLGSHDLNGLSVRERADRGLSHIPEDRHRRGLVLEYSIADNLILGRQHHFASRGTLDRARIAANAGEQIKRFDIRPPMAELPARALSGGNQQKIVIAREMGREFSVLLAAQPTRGVDVGAIEFIHEQLRAAREAGKGLLLVSADLPEVLALSDRIAVMYGGRFVTVLPASECTAELLGPFMTGAAA; via the coding sequence ATGAGCGCGCCGCTGGCGGTCCAGATAGCGGGGGTCGTGAAGACGTTCGGCGGCGTGGTCGCGAACCGCGATGCGTCGCTGGACGTAGCCGCGGGGGAGATTCACGCACTCGTGGGCGAGAACGGCGCCGGCAAGAGCACACTGATGCGCGTGCTGAGCGGCATGTATGCGCCGGACGCGGGGACCATCACGGTGAATGGCCGCAACGTGACCGGGTGGAAGACCCCGGACGCGATTGCTGCCGGCGTGGGGATGGTGCATCAGCACTTCATGCTGGTCCCGCCGCTCACCGTGGCCGAGAACGTCGTGCTGGGGAGCGAACCGCTCAACGGGCTGCAGGTCGATCTCGCGCGCGCCGTACGCGACGTGGAGGCGCTCTGCCAGCGCTGCGGGTTGCATGTCGATCCGCGGGCGGTCGTGGCCGATCTCTCGGTAGGCGAAGCGCAGCGGGTGGAGATCCTGAAGGCGCTCTATCGGGGCGCCAAGATTCTCATTCTCGACGAACCCACAGCGGTGCTCTCACCGCCGGAAGTGCAGGAGCTGTGGGGTGTGCTGCGTACGCTGCGCGAGAACGGCGGCACCGTGGTGCTCATCACGCACAAGCTCGACGAAGTCATCGCCATTTCCGACACCATCACGGTGATGCGCGCCGGCGCAACGGTATCGCGCTTCCCGACGCAGGGGGTAACGCCGCGCGATATCGCCAAGGCGATGGTGGGGCGCGACGTGAACCTGCATCTCGATGCCCTCGGCGCGGTGCGTGCGGGGGCGGGTCAGGGCGCGGACGCGTCGATCGCTCCGGTGCTGCGCGTCGACGCGTTGTCGGTGAAGAGCGACCGCGGAACGGCGGCCGTGAAGGGACTCAGTTTTGACATCCGCCCGGGGGAGATCCTGGGGATCGCCGGCGTCGAAGGCAACGGCCAGACGGAGCTCCTCGAGGCGATTGCCGGCCTGCGCGCGGTGGATGGCGGTCGTATCTCGCTCGGCAGTCACGACCTGAACGGCTTGTCGGTGCGGGAGCGGGCCGATCGCGGTCTGTCGCATATTCCCGAAGACCGGCATCGCCGCGGGCTCGTGCTCGAGTACTCGATCGCCGACAACCTCATTCTCGGGCGGCAGCATCACTTCGCGTCGCGCGGCACGCTCGATCGCGCGCGCATCGCGGCCAATGCCGGTGAGCAGATCAAGCGCTTCGACATTCGCCCGCCGATGGCCGAGCTGCCGGCGCGGGCGCTCTCGGGGGGCAACCAGCAGAAGATCGTCATCGCCCGGGAGATGGGGCGCGAGTTCAGTGTGCTGCTCGCGGCGCAGCCCACGCGCGGCGTGGACGTGGGCGCCATCGAGTTCATTCACGAGCAGCTGCGCGCGGCACGCGAGGCGGGCAAGGGGCTTCTGCTCGTCAGTGCGGACCTCCCCGAAGTGCTGGCGCTCTCCGATCGCATCGCCGTGATGTACGGTGGGCGCTTCGTGACCGTGCTGCCGGCGTCGGAGTGCACCGCCGAGTTGCTGGGGCCGTTCATGACCGGAGCCGCCGCATGA
- a CDS encoding ABC transporter permease: MRASSEAPAPRQPSRLWEAVLPPIVALAIAAVVGDLLILTFGEAPATVYALLVKGTWGNAYGIGQVLYKTTTLTCTGLAFALAGRAGLFNVGAEGQLAAGGFGAAVMGMLLPSALPGVLAVPLCIAAAMATGALIGLLPGWLRARFGASEVIVTIMLNFIVLALLNWLVSAKIHVPETLHTPAVTAGGVPRLSQAFPVFAGSAANFTLLAAVAAAVAAWWYLFRTRSGYELRAVGLQPDAAEYGGVKVSRVLLVTMALSGALAGLGGINFVLGYKGYYEEGFAGGAGFLGIAVALVGRNHPFGILGAALLFATLSQGGLAVNAIVPKQLTDILTAVVILAVATAVPEVQQQLRKAAAGMSAAFVKKTRAGA, encoded by the coding sequence ATGCGCGCCTCGAGCGAAGCGCCCGCCCCGCGGCAACCGTCACGCCTATGGGAGGCGGTGCTGCCGCCGATCGTGGCGCTGGCCATCGCCGCCGTGGTGGGCGACCTCCTCATCCTCACCTTCGGCGAAGCACCGGCCACGGTGTACGCCCTGCTGGTGAAGGGCACGTGGGGGAACGCGTACGGCATCGGCCAGGTGCTGTACAAGACGACCACCCTCACCTGCACCGGCCTCGCATTCGCGCTCGCCGGGCGCGCAGGGTTGTTCAATGTGGGCGCTGAAGGGCAGCTCGCTGCCGGTGGCTTCGGGGCAGCGGTGATGGGCATGCTGCTGCCGAGTGCGTTGCCGGGGGTGTTGGCCGTTCCGCTGTGCATCGCCGCGGCGATGGCGACCGGGGCGCTGATCGGCCTGCTCCCGGGCTGGCTGCGCGCGCGCTTCGGGGCGAGCGAAGTGATCGTGACGATCATGCTCAACTTCATCGTGCTCGCGCTGCTCAACTGGCTCGTGAGCGCCAAGATCCACGTCCCGGAAACCCTGCACACGCCGGCGGTCACCGCCGGTGGCGTGCCGCGGCTCTCGCAGGCGTTCCCCGTCTTTGCCGGCAGCGCCGCCAACTTCACACTGCTCGCAGCGGTGGCGGCGGCGGTGGCCGCGTGGTGGTACCTGTTCCGCACGCGCAGCGGTTATGAACTGCGCGCGGTGGGGCTGCAGCCGGATGCCGCCGAGTACGGCGGGGTAAAGGTGTCGCGGGTCCTGCTGGTGACGATGGCGTTGTCGGGCGCACTCGCCGGTCTCGGCGGCATCAACTTCGTGCTCGGCTACAAGGGCTACTACGAAGAGGGCTTCGCCGGTGGCGCGGGCTTCCTCGGCATCGCGGTGGCGCTCGTGGGGCGCAATCATCCGTTCGGCATTCTTGGCGCGGCGCTGCTCTTTGCGACGCTGTCGCAGGGCGGGCTCGCGGTGAACGCCATCGTGCCGAAGCAGCTCACGGATATCCTGACGGCCGTGGTGATTCTGGCGGTGGCGACTGCGGTGCCCGAAGTGCAGCAGCAGCTCCGCAAGGCCGCGGCCGGGATGTCGGCCGCGTTCGTGAAGAAGACGAGGGCCGGCGCATGA
- a CDS encoding ABC transporter permease — translation MMVLAFILQALRIAVPYLLAAAGGVMSERVGVIALGLEGLMLSGAFGAALGSYYGQTPWAGLIGALVAGAVVTSLLAIATLRFKANQVVVGVAINLIVVAATRFFLRLVFDSASNSPRVPGFGGEGAGNAMLASFLNPVVWIGLAALPLLGWVLYRTPFGLRARAVGEKPEAAASLGVNVMGLRLKGLYIAGALASLGGAYLSLDQHQFTDSMTAGRGFIALAAVIFGRWQPTRVAVACLLFAGAETLQIQLQGAQLVPSQFVEMIPYVLTIVALAGVVGRSVAPAALGKTE, via the coding sequence ATGATGGTGCTGGCGTTCATCCTCCAGGCCCTGCGCATCGCCGTGCCCTATCTGCTGGCGGCGGCGGGCGGCGTGATGTCGGAGCGCGTCGGCGTAATTGCGCTGGGGCTCGAGGGGTTGATGCTGTCGGGTGCCTTTGGCGCCGCGCTGGGCAGCTACTACGGCCAGACGCCGTGGGCCGGGTTGATTGGCGCGCTGGTGGCCGGCGCGGTGGTGACGAGCCTACTGGCGATCGCCACGCTGCGCTTCAAGGCCAACCAGGTCGTGGTGGGTGTGGCCATCAACCTCATTGTGGTGGCCGCGACGCGCTTCTTCCTGCGCCTGGTCTTTGACAGCGCCAGCAACTCGCCGCGCGTGCCCGGCTTTGGTGGCGAGGGCGCGGGGAATGCGATGCTGGCGAGCTTCCTCAATCCGGTGGTGTGGATTGGGTTGGCCGCGCTGCCGTTGCTAGGGTGGGTGCTCTATCGCACGCCGTTTGGCCTGCGCGCCCGCGCGGTGGGCGAAAAGCCCGAAGCAGCGGCGTCGCTGGGCGTCAACGTGATGGGGCTGCGCCTCAAGGGGCTCTACATCGCCGGTGCGCTCGCGAGCCTAGGCGGCGCGTATCTGTCGCTCGATCAGCACCAGTTCACCGATAGCATGACGGCGGGGCGCGGCTTCATTGCGCTCGCCGCCGTGATCTTTGGCCGGTGGCAACCGACGCGGGTTGCCGTGGCCTGCCTGCTCTTCGCAGGCGCCGAGACACTTCAGATCCAGTTGCAGGGCGCTCAGCTCGTGCCAAGTCAGTTCGTGGAGATGATTCCGTACGTGCTGACGATCGTGGCGCTGGCGGGCGTGGTGGGGCGCAGTGTGGCGCCGGCCGCTCTGGGCAAAACCGAGTAA
- a CDS encoding MFS transporter, translating into MTATPTPVSPTPAAPDAAPDSRTAFGKLAVLMITAFIDMLGLLMILPLLPFYAKSLGAGGLVVGFLVSSFSVAQLLSAPMWGRFSDKHGRRPALMVGLAASAIAYIVFAYANSLWLLFLSRIVQGAGGGTVSVIQAYVADATRPEDRAKSLGWLSAATNAGVALGPVIGGWVRHLGPHTPGLVAAAMCVMNMAFAWKYLTEVRKEPGAGKTKPKGSSEAVLRVISHPSEPASRLILIYAISIGAFQGTTAILALFLAWRFGVTETTIGYFFMYIGTLSVVVRALFLGKVVDKFGEPRLSRVGLVFLATGLVGLSFAPNYVILALAVGLLPLGTAFTFPCVTAMLSRVVSSSERGLYMGVQQTFGGITRVAFPVILGAAFQYAGERTPLWISATLVLSTLLMGRDLEKYSPRVKPA; encoded by the coding sequence GTGACCGCCACTCCCACTCCCGTCTCTCCGACGCCCGCCGCTCCCGACGCTGCACCGGATAGTCGCACGGCCTTCGGCAAGCTGGCCGTGCTGATGATCACGGCCTTCATCGACATGCTCGGCCTGTTGATGATCCTGCCGCTGCTGCCGTTCTATGCGAAGAGCCTGGGCGCGGGCGGATTGGTCGTCGGGTTTCTGGTAAGCTCCTTCAGTGTGGCGCAGCTGCTCAGCGCGCCCATGTGGGGGCGCTTCAGCGACAAGCATGGTCGGCGACCGGCCCTCATGGTGGGGCTCGCCGCCAGTGCCATTGCGTACATCGTGTTCGCGTACGCGAACAGCCTGTGGCTGCTCTTCCTCTCGCGCATCGTGCAGGGCGCGGGTGGCGGCACGGTGAGTGTGATTCAGGCCTACGTGGCCGACGCCACGCGCCCCGAAGATCGCGCCAAGAGCCTCGGCTGGCTCTCGGCCGCCACGAATGCCGGAGTGGCCCTCGGCCCGGTGATCGGCGGCTGGGTGCGTCACCTGGGGCCACATACGCCGGGGCTCGTGGCCGCGGCGATGTGCGTGATGAACATGGCCTTCGCGTGGAAGTACCTCACCGAAGTGCGGAAGGAGCCGGGGGCGGGCAAGACGAAGCCCAAGGGCTCGAGCGAAGCGGTACTCCGGGTGATCAGTCACCCGAGCGAACCGGCGTCGCGCCTCATTCTGATCTACGCCATCTCGATCGGCGCCTTCCAAGGGACGACCGCCATTCTCGCGCTCTTCCTGGCGTGGCGGTTCGGCGTGACGGAGACGACGATCGGCTACTTCTTCATGTACATCGGCACCCTCAGTGTGGTGGTGCGCGCGCTGTTCCTGGGGAAGGTGGTGGACAAATTCGGCGAGCCGCGCCTGAGCCGCGTGGGGTTGGTGTTCCTCGCGACGGGGCTCGTGGGGCTCTCGTTCGCGCCCAACTACGTCATCCTCGCGCTGGCCGTAGGGCTCCTGCCGCTCGGGACGGCGTTCACGTTCCCCTGCGTGACGGCGATGCTCTCGCGCGTGGTAAGCAGCAGCGAGCGCGGGCTCTACATGGGCGTGCAGCAAACCTTCGGCGGCATCACCCGCGTGGCGTTCCCGGTGATCCTCGGCGCGGCCTTCCAGTACGCCGGCGAGCGGACGCCGCTCTGGATCTCGGCGACGCTCGTGCTCTCCACGCTGTTGATGGGACGCGATCTGGAGAAGTACTCGCCGCGGGTGAAGCCGGCGTAG
- a CDS encoding amidohydrolase yields MITFKSKVLAAITVAMIGHQAVVGAQTPRATLVFTNGRILTVDAKDRVVQGVAIEGNRIVAVGTNAEVLKFAGPRTQRVDLKGRTMTPGLLDAHAHFSGSGADRLFVLDLSYPAVRSMADVAAAIKAKAAELPKGTWIAGRGWDEGKLAEQRLITARDIDAVSPDHPVYLTQTTGHYGVANSLAMKLAGVSKDTKDPPAGTIDRDAQGNPTGVLKEGAQGLVRRLIPPRTAAQSEQAIREMAKAFVAEGMTGAKDPGISGTTFDLYKKIAADGGLPVRIFALWSSGRNVEAAKQLIAERAATTRPYESTGDNHVVAGGVKLYVDGSGGARTAWLYQPWSKNFKEVDGDNHGYPASNPDTLRMMIKLYHDAGMHVSVHSIGDQGIDWVVDSYDQAMRANPRKGLRHGIIHANIPTDHAIDVMARLQKDFDAGYPEPSASFNWWLGDTYAGNFGDARALRLNPFQTYVKKGMIWANGSDFGVTPFPARYGIWSAVARETLLGTYGKTPFGTAESVDVHTALKSVTIWAAHQMFLETQIGSIEVGKLADLAVWDRDFYRVPTAQLKDATCLMTVFDGRVVYRKTDASF; encoded by the coding sequence ATGATCACGTTCAAGTCGAAGGTGCTCGCCGCTATCACGGTAGCGATGATCGGGCACCAGGCGGTCGTTGGCGCGCAGACGCCGCGCGCCACGCTCGTGTTCACCAACGGCCGCATCCTTACCGTCGACGCGAAGGATCGGGTCGTGCAGGGCGTGGCGATCGAGGGGAACCGCATCGTCGCCGTGGGCACGAACGCCGAGGTGCTGAAGTTCGCCGGCCCGCGTACGCAGCGCGTGGATCTCAAGGGGCGCACGATGACGCCCGGGTTGCTCGACGCGCATGCGCACTTTTCGGGGAGCGGCGCCGACCGGTTGTTCGTGCTCGACCTGAGCTATCCCGCCGTGAGGTCGATGGCGGATGTCGCCGCGGCGATCAAGGCGAAGGCGGCCGAGCTCCCCAAGGGGACGTGGATTGCCGGGCGCGGATGGGATGAAGGGAAGCTCGCCGAACAGCGGTTGATCACCGCGCGCGACATCGACGCGGTGTCGCCGGACCATCCGGTGTATCTCACGCAGACCACCGGCCACTACGGCGTGGCGAATAGCCTGGCGATGAAGCTCGCGGGCGTCTCGAAGGACACGAAGGACCCGCCAGCCGGGACGATCGATCGCGATGCACAGGGGAATCCGACCGGCGTGCTGAAAGAAGGCGCGCAGGGGCTGGTGCGCCGCCTCATTCCGCCGCGTACGGCCGCACAGAGTGAGCAGGCGATTCGCGAGATGGCCAAGGCGTTCGTCGCCGAAGGGATGACCGGCGCCAAGGACCCGGGGATCAGCGGGACCACTTTTGATCTGTACAAGAAGATCGCCGCCGACGGTGGGTTGCCGGTGCGCATCTTTGCGCTCTGGAGCAGCGGCCGCAACGTGGAGGCCGCCAAGCAGCTGATCGCCGAGCGCGCCGCGACCACGCGCCCGTACGAAAGCACGGGCGACAACCATGTCGTGGCCGGTGGCGTGAAGCTCTATGTGGATGGCTCGGGCGGCGCGCGCACCGCGTGGCTCTATCAGCCGTGGAGCAAGAACTTCAAGGAAGTGGACGGCGACAACCACGGTTATCCGGCGTCGAATCCGGATACGTTGCGGATGATGATCAAGCTGTACCACGATGCCGGCATGCACGTGTCGGTGCACTCGATCGGCGATCAGGGGATCGACTGGGTCGTGGACAGCTACGACCAGGCGATGCGCGCCAACCCCAGGAAGGGGCTGCGGCATGGGATCATCCACGCCAACATCCCCACCGACCACGCGATCGACGTGATGGCGCGGCTACAGAAGGACTTCGACGCCGGCTATCCCGAACCGTCGGCCTCCTTCAACTGGTGGCTGGGTGACACCTACGCCGGCAACTTCGGCGATGCCCGCGCCCTGCGGCTCAATCCCTTCCAGACCTACGTCAAGAAGGGGATGATCTGGGCGAACGGCTCGGACTTTGGCGTGACGCCCTTCCCCGCCCGCTACGGCATCTGGTCCGCCGTCGCCCGCGAAACGCTGCTCGGCACGTATGGCAAGACACCGTTCGGCACCGCCGAATCGGTGGACGTCCACACCGCGCTCAAGAGCGTGACGATCTGGGCGGCGCATCAGATGTTCCTCGAGACGCAGATCGGGTCCATTGAGGTGGGCAAGCTGGCCGATCTGGCGGTGTGGGATCGCGACTTCTATCGCGTACCGACGGCGCAGCTCAAGGACGCGACGTGTTTGATGACGGTGTTTGATGGACGCGTGGTATATCGCAAGACCGACGCGAGTTTTTGA
- a CDS encoding S9 family peptidase: MTRTHSRSAATALLTLLCAFSAANAQARRPLRPGDLYRFRDVGAGRISPDGQWVAYTITTVDSAKDKSDSDVWMTSWDGTRTLKMAGSPESESNPRWSPDNRYLSFVSGRYESKGGQIWLLDRAGGEAVRLTDLKGGVGEYEWSPDAQRLVIVSHDPDPEDAKPDSLKTKNPKPIVIDRYAFKRDVEGYLDHRRDHLYVFDLATRKVEQITSGDFDDTQVHWSPDGTKLVFVSERSEKDPDRANNSDIFVVDAKSGATPRALTTWSGPDASPVWSPDGQFIAYLQGSAPNLSAYTQNTIAVVPVSGGAPRLLATELDRDVTQLSFTADGKALRFLVGDDRAQHLATVPVNGGAVTRPLAGRRVVTSYEVSKTGRMVVNTGTAQRSAEIHALEGDTPRVLTHVNDAVFASLEVATTEDIEFKNKDGLTVGALLVKPANYQAGAKYPLLLRIHGGPNGQDQHLYNFERELFAANGYVVLAVNYRGSSGKGQAWKKAIYADWGNKEVQDLLAGVDHVIGLGIADPNRLGIGGWSYGGILTDYTLATTQRFKAATSGAGSALQTTMYGTDQYIYQYENELGAPWKNPKLWEKLSYPFYQAPKITTPTLFLGGQQDFNVPIGGGEQMYQALKSLGVPTQLVVYPGQFHGISRPSFVKDRYERYLGWYKQYLMGVTP; this comes from the coding sequence ATGACCAGAACCCATTCACGCTCAGCGGCCACCGCGCTGCTGACCCTGCTCTGCGCATTCTCCGCGGCCAACGCCCAAGCGCGCCGTCCACTCCGTCCCGGCGATCTCTACCGCTTTCGTGACGTCGGCGCCGGGCGCATCAGTCCGGATGGCCAGTGGGTGGCCTACACCATCACCACCGTCGACTCGGCGAAGGACAAGAGCGACAGCGATGTGTGGATGACCAGCTGGGATGGCACGCGCACGCTCAAGATGGCCGGCTCACCGGAGAGTGAGTCCAACCCGCGGTGGAGCCCCGACAATCGGTATCTCAGCTTCGTCTCGGGGCGCTACGAGTCCAAGGGTGGCCAGATCTGGCTGCTCGACCGTGCGGGTGGTGAGGCGGTGCGGCTCACCGATCTCAAGGGCGGCGTGGGCGAGTACGAATGGTCGCCGGATGCGCAGCGCCTCGTGATCGTGTCGCACGATCCCGATCCCGAAGACGCCAAGCCGGACTCGCTCAAGACCAAGAATCCCAAGCCGATCGTCATCGATCGGTATGCGTTCAAGCGCGATGTCGAAGGCTACCTCGACCATCGGCGCGATCACCTGTATGTGTTCGATCTCGCGACCAGGAAGGTCGAGCAGATCACCAGCGGTGACTTCGATGACACGCAGGTACACTGGTCGCCGGACGGCACCAAGCTCGTCTTCGTCAGTGAACGGAGCGAGAAGGACCCGGATCGCGCGAACAACAGCGACATCTTTGTCGTGGACGCCAAGTCGGGTGCGACGCCGCGCGCGCTGACCACCTGGAGCGGCCCCGATGCCAGCCCGGTGTGGAGCCCGGATGGGCAGTTCATCGCCTATCTGCAGGGGAGTGCGCCCAACCTGTCGGCCTACACGCAGAACACCATTGCCGTCGTGCCGGTCAGCGGCGGTGCGCCGCGTCTGCTGGCCACGGAGCTCGATCGTGATGTGACCCAGCTGTCGTTCACGGCCGATGGCAAGGCGCTGCGCTTTCTCGTGGGGGATGATCGCGCCCAGCACCTGGCCACCGTTCCGGTGAACGGCGGCGCGGTGACGCGCCCGCTGGCCGGTCGCCGGGTGGTCACGAGCTACGAGGTGAGCAAGACCGGCCGCATGGTGGTGAACACCGGTACGGCGCAGCGCTCGGCGGAGATCCACGCGCTCGAGGGCGACACGCCGCGCGTCCTGACGCATGTGAACGACGCCGTCTTTGCCTCACTCGAGGTGGCCACCACCGAAGACATCGAGTTCAAGAACAAGGACGGGCTCACGGTCGGCGCCCTGCTCGTGAAGCCCGCGAACTATCAGGCCGGCGCCAAGTATCCGCTGCTGCTGCGTATTCACGGCGGCCCGAACGGGCAGGACCAGCACCTCTACAACTTCGAGCGTGAGCTGTTCGCGGCGAATGGCTACGTGGTGCTCGCGGTGAACTACCGCGGCAGCAGCGGCAAGGGGCAGGCGTGGAAGAAGGCGATCTACGCCGACTGGGGGAACAAGGAGGTGCAGGACCTGCTCGCCGGCGTGGACCATGTCATCGGGCTCGGCATCGCCGATCCGAACCGGCTCGGCATCGGCGGCTGGAGCTACGGCGGCATCCTCACCGACTACACGCTGGCCACCACGCAGCGCTTCAAGGCCGCGACGAGCGGTGCCGGCAGTGCGCTCCAGACCACGATGTACGGCACCGACCAGTACATCTACCAGTACGAGAACGAGCTCGGCGCGCCGTGGAAGAACCCCAAGCTCTGGGAGAAGCTGAGCTATCCGTTCTATCAGGCGCCCAAGATCACCACGCCCACGCTGTTCCTTGGCGGTCAGCAGGACTTCAACGTACCGATCGGTGGCGGCGAGCAGATGTATCAGGCGCTCAAGTCACTCGGCGTGCCCACGCAGCTCGTCGTCTATCCCGGGCAGTTCCACGGGATCTCACGCCCGAGCTTCGTGAAAGATCGCTACGAGCGCTATCTCGGATGGTACAAGCAGTACCTGATGGGCGTCACGCCCTGA
- a CDS encoding ABC transporter ATP-binding protein/permease encodes MANPPRSSRLRYRAFVEQYHAGTLGDADAKTPTKPEATPDATPDANAKPKGRVARWRDSLLGGSRKDYLRDYLRWLAPHRGRLAAVCVLALLSAGAQSIEPLFMRWIVDKVLLAKLDAAERVWRLNVAGVSFLALVVVSALISVSKDYTQRILNVRVVLSLRRAIFDRFLNLPLNKLWDMKTGGLLSRLSGDVETTSGLLQMAIISPSISVVKLLIAMGVLFTLNWRLTIMALAVIPGAMIMSFTFSKRIRPVYRVVRKDVEQIDGRVGEAFSGIRVVRAFRQETRELLAYMQGRHTVLRKELFAGRRELVLWTSWGLLTAIVNVVIVWYGGHLTLAGRASVGDIFAFQWYTFLLMGPVWNIVNSFSEMQRSLAAMERVFEVLAMPPDKPDVPNAQVAPARIDELRLEHVSFAYHEGKPVLHDLDLVIPGGTVVALVGRSGAGKTTVTDLVARFHDPTGGRICVNGIDLRDLRLSSWRGRLALVQQDVFLFDGTVRDNIAYGRHDASVAEVEAAARRANAHEFIERLVDGYDTIVGERGVKLSGGQKQRLAIARAILADPQLLILDEATSNLDTESEQLIQASLADLVQGRTTFIIAHRLSTIRKADLILLLDNGRVVEQGSHEALMAADGRYAGMVRRQHGAGTVDEAFAAAEASAALETGGAIT; translated from the coding sequence ATGGCCAACCCGCCACGATCCTCCCGCCTGCGCTATCGCGCCTTCGTCGAGCAGTACCACGCGGGCACGCTCGGCGATGCCGATGCGAAGACCCCGACGAAGCCTGAGGCGACGCCCGACGCGACGCCGGATGCGAACGCCAAGCCCAAGGGACGCGTTGCCCGCTGGCGTGATTCGCTGCTTGGCGGCTCACGCAAGGATTACCTGCGCGACTACCTGCGCTGGCTCGCGCCACATCGCGGTCGGCTGGCCGCCGTGTGTGTGCTCGCGCTGCTGTCGGCGGGTGCGCAGAGCATCGAACCGCTGTTCATGCGCTGGATCGTGGACAAGGTGCTGCTGGCCAAGCTCGACGCCGCCGAGCGTGTCTGGCGTTTGAATGTCGCCGGCGTGTCGTTCCTGGCGCTGGTCGTCGTCTCGGCGCTGATCTCCGTCTCGAAGGACTACACGCAGCGTATCCTCAACGTGCGCGTGGTGTTGTCGCTCCGCCGCGCGATCTTCGACCGCTTTCTCAACCTGCCACTCAACAAGCTCTGGGACATGAAGACCGGCGGCCTGCTGTCGCGGCTGTCGGGGGACGTGGAAACCACCAGTGGGCTGCTGCAGATGGCGATCATCTCGCCATCGATCTCGGTGGTGAAGCTGCTGATCGCCATGGGGGTGCTCTTTACGCTCAACTGGCGGCTCACGATCATGGCGCTGGCCGTGATTCCCGGCGCCATGATCATGAGCTTCACCTTCTCCAAGCGCATCCGCCCGGTGTACCGCGTGGTGCGCAAGGATGTGGAGCAGATCGACGGGCGCGTCGGCGAAGCGTTCAGCGGCATTCGCGTCGTGCGCGCCTTCCGGCAGGAAACGCGCGAACTGCTGGCGTACATGCAGGGGCGCCACACGGTGTTGCGCAAGGAACTGTTCGCCGGGCGCCGGGAGCTGGTCCTCTGGACCAGCTGGGGGTTGCTCACCGCGATCGTGAACGTGGTCATTGTGTGGTATGGCGGGCATCTTACGCTCGCCGGGCGCGCCTCGGTGGGCGACATCTTTGCCTTTCAGTGGTACACGTTCCTGCTGATGGGGCCCGTGTGGAACATCGTGAACTCGTTCAGCGAGATGCAGCGCTCGCTGGCCGCGATGGAGCGCGTGTTCGAGGTGTTGGCGATGCCCCCGGACAAACCCGATGTGCCAAACGCCCAGGTCGCGCCGGCGCGTATCGACGAGTTGCGGCTCGAGCATGTCTCGTTCGCGTATCACGAAGGCAAGCCGGTCCTGCACGACCTCGATCTGGTCATTCCCGGCGGCACGGTCGTGGCGCTCGTCGGGCGTAGCGGGGCCGGCAAGACCACGGTCACCGATCTCGTCGCGCGCTTCCACGATCCGACCGGCGGGCGGATTTGCGTGAATGGCATCGACCTGCGAGATCTGCGGCTATCGAGCTGGCGCGGCCGCCTGGCGCTCGTGCAGCAGGATGTCTTTCTCTTCGACGGCACCGTGCGCGATAACATCGCCTACGGTCGGCACGACGCGAGCGTCGCCGAGGTGGAAGCGGCGGCGCGGCGCGCCAACGCGCACGAATTCATCGAGCGGCTGGTCGATGGCTACGACACGATCGTCGGCGAACGCGGGGTGAAGCTCTCGGGTGGACAGAAGCAGCGGCTGGCGATCGCCCGCGCCATTCTTGCCGACCCGCAGCTGCTCATTCTCGACGAGGCCACGAGCAACCTCGATACCGAGAGTGAGCAGCTCATTCAGGCGTCGCTCGCCGATCTGGTGCAGGGGCGCACGACGTTCATCATCGCGCACCGCCTGTCCACCATTCGCAAGGCCGATCTCATTCTGTTGCTCGACAACGGACGCGTCGTGGAGCAGGGGTCACACGAGGCGCTGATGGCGGCTGATGGGCGGTATGCCGGCATGGTGCGGCGTCAGCATGGGGCGGGCACCGTGGATGAGGCCTTCGCGGCGGCCGAGGCCTCGGCCGCGCTGGAGACTGGCGGGGCCATCACGTAA